Genomic DNA from Magnolia sinica isolate HGM2019 chromosome 4, MsV1, whole genome shotgun sequence:
TTCTTAGCTCAGAGGCCTACTCGGGCAttagatctacctcatctttAGGTCCACCACATAAAATAATCCAGTGAAACTGGTGGATGGGTTGGTCCTGTCACAACATAACAGTTGACCCTTGccttttttgtggcccacttgagcttttgattgcctcaattttgggccacCACCTAAATTCATCTAATGAAACTAGTGGATAGGATGTATTTattagaaacatcacagtgggccatatgATCTTGTCAATGTTGGGGGTTTTAGTGTGCACCGTTTACAAAATGCAAGATTGAGAGAGTTGACTTCAATAACGGATGTTTAATTTCACTGCCTTGCTTGTGGTGCACCCTGAATtttcgatctacctcatttttaagcctaCCGACCTGAAATGATTTGGTGaaatgatggatgggatggatttgtcacaaacgtCACGATGTGCCCCAAGAGattcaatggtggttgttcaatacTCACTATATTTCCTTCCGTGTGGCCCGCTTCAGTTTCCTCAGAATCGCCTCATCCTCGTCTACCACCAAAATGATATGGCCAAACTGGTATACGGATGAATTTTTCATCGATCCAAAACAATAAGGTCCCACCTCACAAGAACCTCGTGGgaggattgaatgaccaccattgaaaacttcttggggcccacaaaagattAGGAGTTTTGggtgatgtttgtttttttcctCCATCTTGGTGAAGTCACCTGTGAACAGTTTGACCattataaacatcaacgtggggcccttGGCCAGCCAGGATAAAGTTAATTTCCAGCTaagtcattcctgaggaagggggctccagtgaggaggaaatcgacgacataatcttccaacaccctagacatggcggcgatcgagtagatcgagcggatcgagaattcaagatgagggttgatattcctagcttcaatagccaattacacattgaggatttcctcgattggctttatgaagttgagcgattttttgactacatggacatccctgaagtaaagaaggtcaagcttgtggcttacaagttgaaaggaggagcttcggcttggtgggaacaactgcaccTCGCGAACccggcagacgaaagcaccaatccgcactggCAACGAAGcaactactacgtgcccgattcctccctggCGATTACGATcgggtattattccaacaataccaaaattgtcgacgggtagtcggtcggtgagagaatacgagaagaattttaccgctggcggcgcgtaacgatttggagtcgcagcaagtcgcccgattcagcggtggattgcgtatggctatccaggatcgggtcgaGATGCAGGTCGTTccggacgatgaatgatgcgatcaagttggctactcgtgcgAAGTGCAACTTGAGGCGTCCTACACACGGACCTATCTCTGCAAGGATTCTGTGGCCAGTGTACGCGGGAATTGcactaaggggaaggagcccgtaagagcacgcactcaacctcctacgtttgagagcCAAGATCAGGGAAGctggcaagctagaccccaaaggggcgtatcgactgctgctggtccaagtagaattcTGAACCCCTAtactcggccaaggcccgataactgctatcatTATGGctaaccgggccacctatcaaatactcgTCCCCAGCTAAAAGTGGTAAACCTCGctatcaatgatggtagtgctgataacgcttatgaagatccagatattgaagaacaggagcataccaccgaggatgaGGCAGATCATTCGAGTtaggttcagcaagatcacggcgagttgttcgtcgtgaggcgactattatatgcgccaagaaaagaagtgcatccacagcggcataacatcttccgcactaggtgtacggtgaatcgaaaggtttgtgacgtgatcattgatagtgggagcagcgagaacatcgtctccaaggtcatggtggaaaaattacaattgaaaacggagcgtcatccctctccatatacaatcggttggatcaagaaggtcagtgaaacaaaggtaactgaacggtgcaccatatccttttcaattggcaaacattataaggatgaagtagtatgcgatgtggttgacatggaagcatgtcacatactactcggtcggccctagcaatctgaccgtgacgccactcataaagggcgagataatatatatatcttcgtcaagggcggccgaaagaccatattggcccctatgaatccagagggaccacctgaaacttctaaagtggagggtcattttctcttaaccatacgggacttcgtggaagaatcaaaggaaacaggacaaacttatgcattaattgtaaaaggggaagaactcgagcctaccaacatccctgaaatactaaggcccctgctacatgaattcaaagaaatctggcccgatgaccttcccgatgggttaccccccatgcgggatatccaacaccatatcgactttgtccctgggtccagtttaccgaatcgtcctcattatcgaatgagtccgaatgagtgcgagattctgcagggacaagtagaggagttgatccgtaagggtcttattcgagagagcatgagtccatgtgttgtaccagctctattaactccaaagaaagatgggagttggcgcatgtgtgttgacagccgagccatcaacaaaatcaccataaaatacaggtttcctataccacggttggacgatatgctggacatgctagagggtgcaaaaatattctctaaattggacctaaggagcggctaccatcagattcgaatacggtcgggtgatgagtggaaaacagcctttaagaccaaggaaggattatacgaatggatggtcatgcccttcgggctttcgaatgcgcctagcacatttatgagattgatgaaccaagttctgaaacctttcattgggcggttcgttgtggtttacttcgatgatattttgatatacagtcaagacgaaaccgcccatatggaacacctcaagaaggtccttcaagtgctcactaaaaataaactgtatctcaatttaaaaaagtgcagcttcatgactgatagcctattgtttctgggttttgtcgtcacatccacgggcattcgggtggatgaggaaaaggtgaaggcaatcagagaatggccggttcctacaaatattcacgaagtgcgaagttttcatggactggcgacattttatcgtcggttcgtgaaaaatttcagtaccattatgtcaccaatcacagatgcATGAAAAAAAGGGcaatttcagtggactgacgaagccgacaggagctttgccgaaattaaGTGCAAGTTATCCACGACCCCAGTTCTTATACTTCCCAACTTTAAaaaactatttgaagtcgaatgtgatgcctcatatgtcggaattggggagttttgtctcaagaaggtaagcCGATAGCCTTTTACAATGAGAAACCTAGCGATTCACATGAGAttgagttatacgcggtggtccaagcactgcggcactggcgacattatttgattcaaagggaattcatactttacacggaccatcaagctctcaaattcattaatagtcaagctaacattaaccgtgtgcatgctagatggatctcgtttttgtaggaattcacgttcgtactaaaacataagtcaggacaACAGAATAAAGTAGATGATGCATTGAGTCGCTATGCAACTTTATTAGTCACTATgagtaatgaggttgtcgggttggagcgcctcaaagacatatatgccgatgacgatgacttcaaggacgcatgggttagatgccaagaaggtcaccccggtgacttacatatgcaagacgggttccttttcaagggaaatcgaatGTGAATCctaaacagttcgctaagggaacggataatccaagagctacatggaagtagcctcagtggacaccttgggcaagacaagacgcgagctctcgtggaagaacggtattactggctgcaattggtacgtgatgtaagaaaggcagtccaacattgttatatttgtcagacctctaaggggcaatctcataatatgggcctttacACTctgttacccgtgcctgacggcccttagAAGGATTTATCgatggacttcgtacttggtctctcacgaacacaacgtggcatggatttggtgttcgtggtagtagatcgtttatccaagatggcgcactttattccatataagaagactctcgatgcaacacacgtggcgaatctattcttcagagaaattgtgcggctacacggggttcccaagactattacttctgattgTGACATGAAgctcataagccacttttggtggactctgtggactcgattcgatacacgacttcagttcaacagcgcctaccacccacagactgacggtcaaacggaggttgtgaatcgcacgttgggaaacctccttcgatctatttcaggagaaaaatcgaagcggtgggatttggccttatctcaagcggagtttgtattcaacaacatggtgaaccgctcgacaggaaaatccccgttccaggttatttatggacgagtccctcgctacacactagacttggtccctctgcccaagctcccaggcatgagcattgcagcggaacatatggctgacaagatcatgggcattcatgcggaagtacaaaccaagttacatgcctcgaacgaaaaatacaaggagcaagccgacaagcatcggcgacaaaaagtgttcgaggtgggtgaccaagtaatggtccatctgcgcaaagaacgatttccgaccggaacatacaacaagttgaagaataaaaagattggactggtaccaatcatccgaaagatcaatgacaacgcttatgttgttgatcttccagatgacatggcgatctcacggacttttaacgtcgcggacttgttcgagtatcatgaaccagcgcatgatgagaactcgaggacgagttcttttgaagtggaggggactgatgtagagcgggtcgcggacagtttcatggccaagatggatcagaaaaggcctggtcgacgacagaagtgatccggaccatcggaccttagatcgggcgtatctcgcaatccggaatgagttagctgacgtaaaatatatgattttggggtagaacgagctactttagccaaccaacccgctatgccgggttgcgccgcccggaattgcgaaaaaccccttgattgacggtcgtttccctgttttaatttcgtttttactataaatagtaagttttagtttgattataactcttcatccgttgggctttaggagttgcgcccaacgtgaaaagagcttagaataattaggggaacggtttggtgaagccaaataggacacttactatttttggccgaaaaccttgcgcactagtagacatcacgaccgtctataaatagtaagtttactatttatagtaagtcgcggattctaggagtttgagttgtagtttgattatgatttctttcccattgcttgatacccttatttaaagggttgtgaactcgattttaattattcatcaatcaatttcgaatttattagaatttatttctattttctgctttctttcctcgtggattcgagaagtctctgtgaggagtccagagaagttccgtggattcggaatagttatcctcttgaggaagacggtgctcgacctcacgtcctcccctgcgtcagtggggccccacacagctcaagCTCataggaagctcccatgaggtcgactttGTGGCACCATTTCTAGTGCTATGAATTGGCCTGGATCCATGTCTGAATATATTCCAAAAATCCCAACAAATTCACCCCATACTATTGGTAAAACACCATGTGAATCCGAATTAGATTCCCCGCATTTTGCCAAGATTTCAAAATTATCCGTTGGGAGGTATTTGGATTCACATGGaatccaattcaacattaaaTATAAGGGTTGCCAAACATAGAGAAAACTCACATTTACCATCAATTCACACCAAATGCAGCCATCCAAAAGATTTCTGGTTCGTTGTTACAACTGATCTGTGAGAAGACAATGGCTCGAGCTGATGCCAGTAACTTCGTTATAGATGATGATTTAGCCATGGCTGGTATCTGTAGTTGCTTGAGTGATCCCAGTGATCAAATGATCTATGTTAATGGCTATGATCAGAGGGGAAGGAAATGGGAATCGTGTATGAGGAAGCAGCCCAACGGAGTGGAGTGGGCGGATATGATAAAGGAAGTCATTGAAAGTATTGGAATTGTCTGTTATAGAAAAAAAGCGGTTGTAGGACTACTCATCTAACTCATATCCAACTAAGCCATGTCAACTCGGTTTCAGTCAGCACTTGACTCAAAGCAACCGTATCGAATAACTATGGTTGTAGATTAAGGGGACCTATTCTCAGTTTCCAGAGCACCACCGGCTTCAAATTATCCTAATTAGAAAATCGGAAAACCATTCATTTGGATTGCCAAATGCTGTTCTTGAGTGTAGATGCTTGTACTGGTTACTCGAAGGAGAGATTCCTCTCCTGTATTTTATTGGCCAATTTGGATTTAGCCAATAAAAAGATCCAAACAAGATAAACTGTACATTCACCAAtaaaaatgtgtggcccacttaacaagCCCATCTCATAAATTTCAGGCTAAACTGAGATGGTCAATGGAATTCACAGCACACATTGGAAGCAACTACAGCAAACAAATAGTGGTTTTCTgataatcctatccatccaaccacTCAATTCTACCTAACAAATACGGATCCTttgctctctctttttctttttctttttttcactacCCATTTCTTAGCTGTCCGTTTTTTGGCTTCTAAAGTGACAGCTAAGataatccaatcactatttttgggACTTTCCTAAAAATGGGCCAGAATGCACCCAAATGAAATTTCAATGAGATTTATGATACAGATTTGTAATACACCTCAAAACGACAACAATAAGTGTTCTGTAATGCAGTTTATGTCACAACGAAATCAATAGCTATTTGAATCTGTACTCAAATTGCATGCTGCCAATCGGATGACCATTTTCACCAACCGAATTCCATCCTCTGATGCATTTTGCTGTATTCAGCATTTGGCTGCAATCCTTGTAGAAGCCTTTGGATTTGCAGAAGATGGCCACATTCCAGAGGTAAAATCAGTGGTGCCAAGCTCGACGCAGAGCGGTCTTATCCCAGGTTCATCCAACAAGCTAAATGCACAAAACCCATAGTAGGTATGGTAGAGATCCGGCAGCTGCTTCGGGAATTTTCTGAAACCGCTGTACTGGTGCAGGAGAATCAATAGAATTAAAAGAGGAGGTCCAGAATGACATTAGTTACAATTGATGATCCTGGCTgatccaatgggtcccaccatggatggaccacagCCCAAAATCTCCAGGATGTGAAGATCCCGACCAATCTTTGGATCCTCGTTCCTATTAAATGTTTGCTGCATTTCTTAACTGTTTGTGTCCCCATATGGGTTGCGGATCCAAGACACTGGtagaaggttaggatcatcctgtCCAGGAGGTTTGGGGGGCTTGATCTATTGTGGGGCACATCAGATCAATAGCCTGGATCCCAATTGTATAGCACGGGAGTCCGAGGATGCTATTCATATCCTTACGGATAGCATAAATACGGGAATGAAAACTCTCCATACGGCATGTACATGGtgttccaaaccatccattcacagGCACAAGGACGAATGTCTTatggaccaaaaaataaaataaaaaattacaacaataGGACAATAGTAATCCAGCTGACAGTTTTTTTACAACATATGTTTCACAATTAGGTTGTCCGATCGGAGTGATTTACTGTTTATTTTATTGAGTGCTATTTactgtttatttttccttttcttgaatCTTTATTATATTTATACTCAAGAgtctttaagaaaaaaaaaaatgttgtctTGATCGGAGTGATTTTTGGTGTAGGGTCCATTTATTGAGCATTAcgatgaatggacggttcagcTCATCATACATGTATGCCACATATACGGTGTAAACCTTGGGAGGATTAAAATGGACTGCATCTACAATTAATAATAGAGCTACAACAGTAGAGAGAGAAGGTGAAGAACCATGTACCGGGGTCTGACAGGAAAGCAAAAAAGCACGCAGAGCATCCTTGTCAAAGAAGTGGTGAGCTCCTAAGATCTTCAAAACACCACCAACCCTGAATGCCACATTGCCCTTTTTAAACATCGCACCAAATGCAGCTGCAGACTCTTAGGAGCCTGTTTGGATTGATGGAATCCAAAGTGTAGATTTGGAAAGCAAAATGTCATATCTGAGGGAAACTGTGGATGAGGAAATCCGTTGAAAAGAATCCAAAAAAGGTTGGTTGTTTGAGTTTCCATCATGTTCAGAGAATTGTGGAATAGTCAATGGTCAAAAAGTAAAACCCGTTTCTCAAAAAGTTTGTGGAAATGAGGACAATCGAGTTTTTTGGAGGAAAGGGAAAGACCCGTTTTTGAGGAAAACCTTGGAAAAGATAATCGTATTCCACAGGTTACTTTCTTGTCACAATGGGTGGAAAATGACAGATCTACAGAAGacattttcttttatacagttaCTTTTGGATTCCATCAATCCAAAAGAGGCCCTTAACTTCATGGCTATGTGGGCTTACCAAAATGCATAACATGTGTCACTAGGCTTGTTGGTTCGGCCTTGAAATCCACCATCAATTGTTTGCCTCCGTAGTAGGAAAAGGGAAGGGCGTAAACTTTCACATTCAAATGCTAACATCTGCAGAGGTTGTCACTAATATTAGAGTACAGAGGGCAACAAAATGCACCCTGTCGAATTTGTATCGCAAGATCACAATATCCAACCATCTAATACATACAAGAAATGACATCAGGTGCTTATTATGACACTTCAATCTTAAGCCTGAAAGCACAATCCATGATGAGGAAATCTATGATGTTGATTGAGAATTTGCTTGGCCTGCATTTTGGTGATTGAAATCGTTCATATTGTGGGCCACATGGGGGATTGGAGATCCCTAAAGATGGCACTCCTCATACAatttgggcctcattaaatgcAGACTATCGGTTGCAATCATCCATTTTCATGATGCAGAAGAATCCTGCAGCTACCTTAGGAATGGTGTATCACAAAAATATTGATATCACATACTGCTTTGAGactgacaaaagaagaagaagaagaagagaaagaaagataacaaaagaggagaagaaaagacaCCTCTAAGCTCCGCTCCAGCAACGCTGGCACGTTGATGATGGAAGATGAAATGAATTTGGATGGACTATCATCTTTGATGAATCCCATCAACCGTAGAGCTGCAACCGCACAGTAAGTCGCACCACCTGTGTTGCTAAGACAGTTATATATATAGTAAGCTTTCAGACAGATGAATTGACTTTAaactaataaaatcataggtgGTATGCTCACACGATccccccgaaaaaaaaaaaaaagaagtagaggAAGTATATGTCAAGTTGAAAAGAAAGGCGTGTACTATTTTAGTCTATTTGATACTTTCTTTGAAAATGCATATTGCCAAAGATGTGATTCTTCACAAGCGCTCATCATTTTATTTGTTTGGGTTTTCCCAAAGTCATGATTTTATGACACAGACATCAGGAGGATTGCCTGAAAAACAAACAATCCGAACGAAGACCATACATTGTGACATCCAGATTGAAACCAGAAAAGCTTTAAATGGATCTATACACGAATAAAGACATTCCATCCCTCACTCACGTAATCACAGCAGCAATTCAAATTGCTAAGTGTGTGTTTGGACTTAGGATAAGTGCCAGAATTGTGCATCAGTAATAATTCCAGTGTGGCAGTTGAAATAAAGCCGTGCTTCCAGAAATATATTAAGTGCATAACTGCATTCTGCATCAGACAGTATGAGTTTTAAAAATCAGCATGAATTGCCCTCCAACTCCCTTGTAGGACAAGAAATAAGAGCGGTGGCAATTTGGGAAAATGGGCTTTCGGCCCAATGGGAGGTTAATAATTCCCCCACAGACCCTGAAATTTAAAGCAACCTCTTGCAGTTTCGGCCCCTCATACTTCGACAGAAGCTGATTCAAGCCCATGCTACAAAATTGTCAAAGCTTATCTTTGACAACGAAAGAAAATTCTCCGGTGTTAGTCATCAACATGAGGAAGAAATGGTCTATTTAAACTCGGTAGGAGAGTTCAGGAATTATCAAGTCAAAGTTAGACTGCCGCAAGGGAGCAACTTGACTTGTCCAGCAATGTCACTCCAAATGGTGTTGGATTAACAGAATTGTTATATACACACCATATAAAACCTGTAAATATGAATAGAAAagaacttcaaaaagaaaacatAGCTGCAA
This window encodes:
- the LOC131244629 gene encoding geranylgeranyl transferase type-1 subunit beta-like; translated protein: MGFIKDDSPSKFISSSIINVPALLERSLEVQTIDGGFQGRTNKPSDTCYAFWVGGVLKILGAHHFFDKDALRAFLLSCQTPYSGFRKFPKQLPDLYHTYYGFCAFSLLDEPGIRPLCVELGTTDFTSGMWPSSANPKASTRIAAKC